The following proteins are co-located in the Phycisphaerae bacterium genome:
- a CDS encoding organic hydroperoxide resistance protein: MAVLASETAGATAGREGKANSPDGKINLNLWPPGSKGPGTNPEQLFAAGYSACFGGAIKAAAGLAKIPVSANDIKVTAIVNLNKDESGYFLDVTLNSELDGVDQAQAESLVAKAHTICPYSRATRGNIEVKLQANGRLVEAAA; encoded by the coding sequence ATGGCCGTACTCGCATCCGAAACCGCCGGCGCCACTGCGGGCCGCGAAGGCAAAGCTAACAGTCCGGACGGCAAGATCAATCTCAATCTTTGGCCGCCGGGGTCGAAAGGCCCCGGCACCAACCCGGAGCAGTTGTTCGCGGCCGGTTATTCGGCCTGCTTCGGCGGCGCGATCAAAGCGGCGGCAGGGCTTGCGAAAATCCCCGTGAGTGCCAATGACATCAAGGTGACCGCGATCGTGAACCTCAACAAGGACGAAAGCGGGTACTTCCTGGACGTGACGCTTAATTCGGAGCTGGACGGCGTAGACCAGGCGCAGGCCGAATCCCTCGTCGCCAAAGCGCATACCATCTGCCCCTATTCCAGGGCGACGCGCGGCAACATCGAGGTGAAGCTGCAGGCGAACGGCAGGCTGGTGGAAGCAGCTGCGTAG
- a CDS encoding SDR family oxidoreductase, producing MKIVVIGGSGLIGKKLVNNLRQRGHEVVAASPSSGVNTVTGEGLAESLAGAQVVVDVANSPSFEDKAVLEFFETSGRNLLAAEAAAGVRHHVALSVVGADRLPDSGYLRAKMAQEKLIKASRIPFTILRATQFFEFVGAIAQSATDGPTVRLPPALMQPIVSDDVAAALADVAVEQPLNGTIEVAGPEPIRQDDLVRRFLTANRDARKVTTDVQALYYGTRLNDQSLTPGQNARLGPTRFEDWLRRSIVQT from the coding sequence ATGAAGATTGTGGTCATCGGCGGCAGCGGGCTCATCGGAAAGAAGCTGGTGAACAACCTTCGCCAGCGTGGGCACGAGGTCGTGGCGGCGTCGCCCTCTTCGGGCGTCAACACCGTCACTGGCGAGGGACTGGCTGAATCGCTGGCCGGGGCTCAGGTCGTCGTCGACGTGGCGAACTCGCCTTCGTTCGAGGACAAGGCGGTTTTGGAATTCTTCGAGACGTCGGGGCGCAACCTGCTTGCGGCCGAAGCGGCGGCCGGCGTGCGCCATCACGTCGCGCTGTCGGTCGTCGGCGCCGACCGGCTGCCCGACAGCGGCTACTTGCGCGCGAAGATGGCCCAGGAGAAGCTGATCAAGGCATCCCGGATTCCGTTTACCATCCTCCGAGCCACTCAGTTCTTCGAGTTCGTGGGCGCGATCGCCCAATCGGCCACCGACGGGCCAACCGTCCGGTTGCCGCCGGCTCTGATGCAGCCCATCGTGTCGGATGACGTCGCGGCTGCGCTGGCCGACGTTGCGGTCGAGCAGCCGTTGAACGGCACGATCGAGGTGGCGGGCCCCGAACCGATCCGTCAGGACGACCTTGTCCGGCGATTTCTGACTGCCAACCGGGACGCACGGAAGGTGACCACTGACGTCCAGGCACTCTACTATGGCACAAGGCTGAACGATCAGAGTCTCACCCCCGGCCAGAACGCGCGCCTCGGACCGACGCGTTTCGAGGACTGGCTCAGGCGGTCCATAGTTCAGACATGA
- a CDS encoding xanthine dehydrogenase family protein subunit M: MKTFQFIRPEDPAAAVETAAKSKTAQQGADVRFLAGGTTLIDLMKLNVETPERLLDINRLPLGKIEVTPDGGLKIGATVRNADLAHHPTVARDYAVLSQAILSGASAQLRNMATTAGNLLQRTRCVYFRDTAMPCNKREPGTGCPAITGFNRSLAVLGTSEHCIATNPSDMCVAMAALEATIHVQGPKGSRAVPFGEFHLLPGDTPHRETVLEPGDLITHVTLPPPVARSKQLYLKLRDRASYEFALASAAVVMTIAGGMVTRARVALGGVGTKPWRSPEAEAALVGQPADTGNFRKAAEAALRDAKPQSENGFKIELAKRCLAHALRMAATG; this comes from the coding sequence ATGAAGACATTTCAATTCATTCGGCCGGAAGACCCTGCGGCGGCGGTGGAGACCGCGGCGAAGTCGAAGACGGCGCAGCAGGGCGCTGACGTGCGCTTTCTCGCCGGCGGAACGACGCTGATTGACCTGATGAAGCTGAACGTCGAAACCCCCGAGCGCCTGCTCGACATCAATCGCCTGCCGCTCGGCAAGATCGAGGTCACGCCCGATGGCGGGCTGAAAATCGGCGCCACGGTGCGCAACGCCGATCTCGCCCACCATCCGACGGTGGCGCGAGACTACGCCGTGCTGTCGCAGGCCATCCTGTCGGGCGCTTCCGCTCAGCTTCGCAACATGGCGACGACGGCGGGGAATCTGCTCCAGCGGACCCGCTGCGTGTACTTCCGCGATACGGCCATGCCGTGCAACAAGCGTGAGCCGGGTACCGGCTGCCCGGCCATCACCGGCTTCAATCGGTCGCTGGCCGTCCTCGGCACCAGTGAACACTGCATCGCAACAAACCCATCAGATATGTGTGTGGCGATGGCGGCGCTGGAGGCGACGATCCACGTGCAGGGGCCGAAGGGATCGCGCGCCGTCCCCTTCGGCGAATTTCATCTGCTACCCGGCGACACTCCGCATCGCGAAACGGTGCTGGAACCCGGCGACCTCATCACGCACGTGACGCTTCCGCCGCCGGTGGCGAGAAGCAAGCAGCTTTATCTGAAGCTGCGCGACCGCGCGTCGTACGAATTCGCCCTGGCGTCAGCCGCGGTTGTGATGACGATCGCCGGCGGGATGGTGACGCGGGCGCGTGTCGCGCTGGGCGGCGTGGGGACCAAGCCGTGGCGATCACCCGAGGCCGAAGCGGCGCTCGTCGGTCAGCCCGCCGACACGGGCAACTTCCGCAAAGCAGCGGAGGCGGCGCTACGCGACGCCAAACCGCAGAGCGAGAACGGGTTCAAGATCGAACTGGCCAAGCGCTGCCTCGCGCATGCCCTGCGAATGGCGGCTACAGGCTGA
- a CDS encoding 2Fe-2S iron-sulfur cluster-binding protein yields the protein MRHDPSSSPSRPTRRAFLQATGGTAAVGAIAGYLPVNAESALAQSESAAPISDGPNIEGAVPLTLRINGTVRKLRVDPRTTLLDCLRENLTLTGTKKGCDHGQCGACTVHVNGRRVNSCLTLALMHDGEEITTIEGLGTPDALHPMQAAFLACDGYQCGYCTSGQIMSAVALLKEPCGTDDAAVKELMSGNICRCGAYPNIVSAIQRVRKST from the coding sequence ATGCGTCACGATCCGTCATCGAGCCCGTCACGTCCGACCCGCCGGGCATTTCTTCAGGCCACCGGTGGCACGGCGGCGGTTGGAGCGATCGCGGGGTATCTACCGGTGAACGCGGAAAGTGCACTCGCGCAGAGCGAATCGGCGGCGCCTATCTCAGACGGGCCGAATATCGAGGGCGCGGTTCCGCTGACGCTGCGCATTAACGGCACCGTCCGCAAGCTTCGCGTCGATCCGCGAACGACGCTGCTGGATTGCCTCCGCGAGAATTTGACACTGACCGGAACGAAGAAGGGTTGCGATCACGGGCAATGCGGGGCCTGTACGGTACACGTCAATGGACGGCGCGTGAATTCATGCCTGACGCTCGCTTTGATGCACGACGGGGAGGAGATCACCACCATCGAGGGCCTCGGTACGCCGGACGCCCTGCACCCCATGCAGGCGGCGTTCCTGGCCTGCGACGGATACCAGTGCGGATATTGCACCTCCGGCCAGATCATGTCGGCGGTCGCGCTCCTGAAAGAACCGTGCGGAACGGATGATGCGGCCGTGAAGGAGCTGATGAGCGGCAACATCTGCCGCTGCGGGGCGTATCCCAATATCGTGTCGGCGATTCAGCGGGTTCGCAAAAGCACATAG
- a CDS encoding sodium/solute symporter (Members of the Solute:Sodium Symporter (SSS), TC 2.A.21 as described in tcdb.org, catalyze solute:Na+ symport. Known solutes for members of the family include sugars, amino acids, nucleosides, inositols, vitamins, urea or anions, depending on the system.) translates to MLLAEISPPLNGFGWPDWLVVAAYLVLTTILGAALSGRASTIRDFFLGGRKLPWWAICGSIVATEVSAATIVGVPTISFAAGGNLTYLQLALGSILARFIIARYFINRYYEHEIYSPYDYVGTRLGPRVRQTTTGLFFVGAVLGQGARLYITAFVLSVVAGINLTTAIWLMGAFAVGWTLIGGMVTVIWTDVIQFVVMVVGAGAALIAAVVAVPGGFAEVARFADQTDKLRLFNLSPDLSVEYTLWCGLLALPFLNLAAFGTDQVMAQRFFCCKTQADARKAVLWSNISLFIPVLMLFVGIAIAAYFQHASLTTTEQALMKQDKNYLLPLFIVHQLPVGLRGLVVAAIFAAAISTLEGALAALSQATVGLVYPADRLAGEEDRRTAAGRMSLVVLSKLLVIGWGVALCLMAIGCITIAKQYKNVIDLALSLVRYTYGPLLGIFLLAFLRRPPDDRGLFWAVGLAIMAVIGMSIHDLKPVLILGRMQDLSDAFVWSAAALASLVGWFRFRLDAWRPAIVAATSVLIVLLHHLQVGTTPHGDPLRMAAYWHYPIAALMTFAVGYLLGRRDEEKQMQ, encoded by the coding sequence ATGCTCCTGGCGGAAATCTCCCCTCCCCTTAATGGGTTTGGTTGGCCCGACTGGCTCGTCGTCGCGGCCTACCTGGTGCTGACGACCATCCTCGGGGCGGCCCTCTCCGGCCGCGCCTCGACGATTCGCGATTTCTTTCTCGGCGGTCGCAAGCTCCCCTGGTGGGCCATCTGCGGCTCCATCGTCGCGACCGAAGTCTCGGCGGCCACGATCGTCGGCGTGCCCACCATCAGCTTCGCCGCCGGCGGCAACCTCACCTATCTGCAACTCGCGCTCGGCAGCATCCTCGCGCGGTTCATCATCGCCCGCTACTTCATCAATCGTTACTACGAACACGAAATCTACAGCCCCTACGACTACGTGGGAACGCGCCTCGGCCCCCGCGTCCGCCAGACCACGACCGGCCTGTTCTTCGTCGGCGCCGTCCTCGGCCAGGGCGCCCGCCTCTACATCACCGCCTTCGTCCTCAGCGTCGTCGCCGGCATCAATCTGACCACTGCGATCTGGCTCATGGGCGCCTTCGCCGTCGGCTGGACGCTCATCGGCGGAATGGTCACCGTCATCTGGACCGACGTGATTCAATTCGTCGTGATGGTCGTCGGGGCCGGTGCCGCGCTCATCGCCGCCGTCGTCGCGGTCCCCGGTGGGTTCGCCGAAGTGGCGCGCTTTGCCGACCAGACCGACAAACTCCGATTGTTCAATCTCAGCCCGGACCTTTCCGTGGAGTATACGCTGTGGTGTGGACTCCTGGCGCTGCCCTTCCTGAATCTCGCCGCGTTCGGCACCGATCAGGTGATGGCCCAGCGCTTCTTCTGCTGCAAGACCCAGGCCGACGCCCGCAAGGCCGTGCTCTGGAGCAACATCAGCCTGTTCATCCCGGTGCTGATGCTCTTCGTCGGCATCGCCATCGCCGCCTACTTCCAGCACGCATCCCTCACGACGACCGAACAGGCCCTGATGAAACAGGACAAGAACTACCTCCTGCCCCTCTTCATCGTCCATCAGCTTCCCGTCGGACTGCGCGGTCTCGTCGTCGCCGCCATCTTCGCCGCCGCCATCTCCACCCTCGAAGGCGCCCTCGCCGCCCTCTCCCAGGCCACGGTCGGACTTGTCTACCCCGCCGATCGGCTCGCGGGCGAGGAAGATCGCCGTACGGCGGCCGGCCGCATGAGCCTCGTGGTCCTTTCCAAGCTCCTCGTCATCGGCTGGGGCGTCGCGCTCTGCCTCATGGCCATCGGCTGCATCACCATCGCCAAACAGTACAAGAACGTCATCGACCTCGCGCTCTCGCTCGTGCGCTACACGTATGGCCCGCTCCTGGGCATCTTCCTGCTCGCGTTCCTACGTCGCCCACCGGACGACCGCGGTCTCTTCTGGGCCGTCGGTCTGGCGATCATGGCCGTCATCGGCATGTCGATCCACGACCTGAAACCCGTACTCATCTTGGGCCGCATGCAGGATCTTTCGGACGCCTTTGTCTGGTCTGCCGCCGCGCTCGCCTCCCTGGTCGGCTGGTTTCGTTTCCGTCTGGACGCTTGGCGCCCGGCGATCGTCGCGGCAACCTCCGTCCTTATCGTCCTGCTCCACCATCTCCAAGTAGGCACAACGCCGCACGGCGACCCACTTCGCATGGCCGCGTACTGGCACTACCCGATTGCGGCGCTGATGACATTTGCTGTCGGTTATCTATTGGGGCGACGCGATGAGGAAAAACAGATGCAATAG
- a CDS encoding AraC family transcriptional regulator — translation MGWCSMEFVNPPEELDRLSRRAFARPVQISRGPACEIARRIACEMRIRDDLSSLSLWGLGIELLTTIARGDDPPRQESNPVWLGRVIDLLRARCCDALSVRELALEAGVHPGHLARAFRRARGCRIGEFLRGERIERAKSLLVRSDESIALIAARVGFSDQAHLTRAFKRETGTTPAVYRASARWR, via the coding sequence GTGGGTTGGTGCAGCATGGAGTTCGTGAATCCGCCGGAGGAGCTTGATCGCCTGTCGCGCCGGGCCTTTGCGCGACCGGTGCAGATTTCGCGCGGGCCGGCCTGCGAGATCGCGCGGCGGATCGCCTGCGAAATGCGCATCCGCGATGACTTGTCCTCCCTCTCGCTGTGGGGACTGGGAATTGAACTTCTGACTACGATTGCTCGAGGCGATGATCCGCCCCGACAGGAGTCGAATCCTGTCTGGCTCGGCCGGGTCATTGACTTGCTCCGCGCGCGGTGCTGCGACGCGCTATCGGTCCGCGAACTCGCCCTCGAGGCCGGCGTTCATCCGGGCCATCTGGCACGCGCGTTTCGTCGCGCGCGGGGTTGTAGGATCGGCGAGTTCCTCCGCGGCGAGCGCATCGAGCGAGCCAAGTCTCTCCTCGTCCGTAGCGACGAATCGATCGCCCTGATCGCCGCGCGCGTCGGTTTCAGCGACCAGGCGCATCTTACGCGGGCCTTCAAGCGCGAGACCGGCACGACGCCGGCGGTCTATCGAGCCTCCGCTCGGTGGCGCTAA
- a CDS encoding OmpA family protein, whose translation MSKYRMWMLLAAMAGGWMTTTGCVSRDEYLRTEFARRKAAERADALERDLADERNKSLALEAEREALRRELDSKEAYLATLRGENERLDAFVKKLQGQMDGVLAKGMGGIEVVEVKLPPELDKALKELAAKYPDTIEYDAKKGAVRWKSDLTFAKGSDEVKDEVKGSLKAFSDIVNSSAASQFEVVVVGHTDNLPIGPITGRKHPTNWHLSVHRSIAVMFALKGFGVDYLRMGCMGYGEFRPRIPNPARGGAEENRRVEIFLVSSKEHVPGMDTAMYKNPNDGSVYAKMADPNAAPAPVTEEPTSEDAETP comes from the coding sequence ATGAGCAAGTACAGGATGTGGATGTTGCTCGCAGCCATGGCGGGCGGATGGATGACGACGACGGGATGTGTGTCGCGCGACGAGTACCTGCGGACCGAATTCGCCCGGCGCAAGGCGGCCGAGCGGGCGGACGCGCTGGAGCGCGATCTGGCGGATGAGCGCAACAAATCGCTGGCGCTGGAGGCGGAGCGCGAGGCGCTGCGCCGCGAACTGGATTCCAAGGAGGCGTACCTCGCGACGCTGCGGGGCGAGAACGAACGGCTGGATGCGTTCGTGAAGAAGCTGCAAGGGCAGATGGATGGCGTCCTGGCCAAGGGCATGGGCGGGATTGAGGTCGTCGAGGTCAAGCTGCCGCCGGAATTGGACAAGGCGCTGAAGGAACTCGCCGCGAAGTATCCCGACACAATCGAATACGACGCGAAGAAGGGCGCGGTCCGTTGGAAGAGCGACCTGACCTTCGCCAAGGGAAGCGACGAGGTGAAGGACGAGGTCAAGGGTTCGCTCAAGGCGTTCTCCGACATCGTCAACTCCTCCGCGGCAAGCCAGTTTGAGGTCGTCGTCGTCGGCCACACGGACAATCTGCCGATCGGACCGATCACGGGCCGCAAACACCCGACCAACTGGCACCTGTCGGTGCATCGCTCGATCGCGGTGATGTTCGCGCTGAAGGGATTCGGCGTGGATTACCTGCGCATGGGCTGCATGGGGTACGGCGAGTTCCGACCGCGGATTCCGAACCCGGCCCGGGGCGGCGCCGAGGAGAATCGCCGCGTGGAGATCTTCCTTGTGTCCAGCAAGGAGCACGTGCCGGGGATGGATACGGCGATGTACAAGAACCCGAACGACGGCTCGGTCTATGCGAAGATGGCCGATCCCAACGCGGCGCCGGCGCCGGTGACGGAGGAACCGACGAGCGAGGACGCGGAGACGCCGTAG